In Spirochaetota bacterium, the DNA window CCTTTAGCTTTTTCACTTTGCAAAGCAAAATTTCTTCCCCTATCATATGGCAATTTTTTTGAAAATTTTGGTAGCAATATAAAAGAGAGAAAAAAAGAAAGATAAAATCCAAGCATTGAAATAAAAGAATTTGAACCAAACAATCTAAAAGGTCCAAAATATTGTTTTAAATTTTCAATATACCTTAACATATTTAATCTTTCCTTTTTTAATATTTCAAATTTATAATATTTTAATAGAGTTTATAAAATTTAATACTAACTAAATAATTTTTATATAATTTTTAAGTTGAATTATTTTATAAATAAATAAAATATATATCAAGAGAAGTATAATACCAAAAAAAAATAAATAAACTATTAAATTTAAAATAAAAATCAAACAATTTTCAATAAATTAATTTATATAATTTTTTATTATGGAGAAATTATGAAAAATTCTAAAGTTATATTAATAACTGGTGCGTCTTCAGGAATAGGCGAAGCTTGTGCTGTATACTTGAGCAAAAAAGGGCATAAAGTATATGGGACATCAAGAAAAGTTAAAGCTACCATTAATAAAGAAAACTATAAACTTTTAAAATTAGATGTTACCAATAATGAAACAATTAAAACATGTATTGAAGAAGTTATTATGAAAGAAGGTAAAATTGATGTTCTTGTTAACAATGCTGGATTAATGCTTGGTGGTCCAATAGAATCAGCAAGTCCAGAAGAAATAGAATTAATTTTTAAAACAAATATATTAGGTCAAATAAATTTAATAAAAGAAATATTGCCTTATATGAGAAAAGAAGGTAAAGGTTTAATTATTAATATAGGTTCTATAGGAAGTATATTTGGATTACCATTTCAAGGATTATATTCATCAACCAAATTTGCCTTATACGGATTAACTCAAGCTTTATCTTTAGAAGTTGAAAACTTTGGTATCAAAGTTACAATAATAAATCCAGGTGATACTAAAACCAATGTTATTAAAAATAGAATGTTTCCAAATAATCCTTCTGTTGATATTTATTATCAAGATCAATTTGAAAAAACAAAAGAAATAATTGAAAAAGAAGAAAAAAATGGAATGGACCCTTACAAAATAGCTAAATTTATAGCTAAATTAATAAATAAAAAAACAATTAAGA includes these proteins:
- a CDS encoding SDR family oxidoreductase, giving the protein MKNSKVILITGASSGIGEACAVYLSKKGHKVYGTSRKVKATINKENYKLLKLDVTNNETIKTCIEEVIMKEGKIDVLVNNAGLMLGGPIESASPEEIELIFKTNILGQINLIKEILPYMRKEGKGLIINIGSIGSIFGLPFQGLYSSTKFALYGLTQALSLEVENFGIKVTIINPGDTKTNVIKNRMFPNNPSVDIYYQDQFEKTKEIIEKEEKNGMDPYKIAKFIAKLINKKTIKNSYIIAKPSQKLACILYKLLGFDLFKFILKIFYKINNKK